A genome region from Polypterus senegalus isolate Bchr_013 chromosome 7, ASM1683550v1, whole genome shotgun sequence includes the following:
- the tomm5 gene encoding mitochondrial import receptor subunit TOM5 homolog has protein sequence MFKIEGLGPKMDPVEMKKKMREDVVCSLRNFLIYVALLRVTPYILRKLDSI, from the exons atgtttaagattGAAGGACTGGGTCCAAAAATGGATCCTGTAgagatgaagaagaaaatgagGGAAGACGTAGTCTGTTCGCTTCGGAATTTTCTGATTTATGTGGCATTGCTGAGAGTCA CACCGTATATCCTGAGGAAGCTGGACAGTATATGA